The DNA sequence TCCTTCGTGACCTTGCTGCTCTCATCGTGGAGGAGCGCGGCACCATGGCCGTGGTGCTCGCCCACCTGGCCGAAGTCGACGCCCGAAAGCTCTTCGCACCTCTCGGGTACTCGTCCATGTTCGCCTACTGCGTGGAGGAGCTGAAGCTCACCGAGGATGCCGCGTACAAGAGAATCCAGGCCGCGAGGGCGGCACGGCAGTTTCCGATCCTCTTCACCGAGCTCGCGGAGGGCCGACTTCACCTGACGGCGGTTTGCCTCCTGGCCCCGCACCTCACGGAGGAGAA is a window from the Candidatus Eisenbacteria bacterium genome containing:
- a CDS encoding HNH endonuclease; the encoded protein is MRDYSLTHLRDDVLLRDLAALIVEERGTMAVVLAHLAEVDARKLFAPLGYSSMFAYCVEELKLTEDAAYKRIQAARAARQFPILFTELAEGRLHLTAVCLLAPHLTEE